The Acidovorax sp. RAC01 genomic sequence CCATGCCACCGGCCAGCAAAAGAAGCATGGCTGCCCACACACGGCGGTCCATGGTCTCGCTATACAACCACCACGCCAGAGTGGCTGTGAACAGCGCTTCCAGCGTGAGCATGAGCGACGCGCTGGCGCCACTCGTGTGTTGCAGACCCCAGGACAGGGCGACAGGACCTAGGGCAGCGCCAAACCCCGCCATGCCGATGAGGCGCCAGGCGTCGGATCTTTGCAACCTTGCCTCGTGGGCAGCGGTCCGCAGGGACAAGGCACCAACGACAGCAGCCCCTGCATACAGCAGCGCAGCCGTCGTGAACGCCCCCAGCCCAGCACCCAGCCGTTGAACCAGCGGGGTGCTGATGCCAAACAAGGCTGCGGCCAGCAAGGCCAGCAGACCGCCTCGCAGTGCAGGCAAGGACAGAGAGCCGCGCGCCATGGGCCTTACTTCACCGTGAATCGTACAGTGACGGTCTTTTTGCTGTTGGTCGTGATCAGCGCAACCACCTTTGTGCCCTTGACCAACTTCACGCCCTTGGCCTCCAGCTTGTTTGCGCCAGCTGGTTTCAGGGACACTTCGGACTTTTCTGCACCGTTGAGCACCGTCAGTTTGCCGTCGAACCGCGAGGCATCCGAATCTTTGCCGTGGTCCTGGATGTAGATCTCCGCGCCTTCGGCAGTGGCAACCAGCTCAAACGACAAGTCCGCGGCGGTCTGCACAACCCCACCGTGCATGGGGGCGGCAGAACCATGGGCCATTGCCGTAGGAGCGAAGAGTGCAGATGCGGCCAGCATCAAAGCACCCCCAGTCAGATGGGAGAGTTTGGTCTTGATGGTCATTGCGTTTCGTTTGGATGAGAAATTGCGTAATACGGCGCGCTTGGGCAGGCGGCGCACTAATGCCTACGGGAAAGGGTGAGAGTTAAATGGTCGGCGCAGCGTTCAATAGGCCTCCTGGGCCGCAGTGGCTCCCGTGGGTGCCTGGGTATCTCCTGAAGAGATCGCACTTGGGCATCAGCCAGGTCGGCCTCGGTCCTGGAGGCTGCAATGCCCCAGGCAGCTTCTCGCACCAGGCCCGCGAAATGTAGGCGCCCCGCTTGGACGGCAGCTCGGGAGAGTTCTACGTCGGCATCAACGGCGGCGCCGCGTGCATTTCGCTGTCCGGGCAACCACAACGGCCAGACAAGACCGGCCTCGGATTCCCGCCGTCCAGCCGAGGCTTGCCAGCGGTCGTCTCGGTAGGAAAACTCCAGTGCGGGGGGCGCAGCCCACAGACTGGAGATAGCCGCCCGTTCGGCAGCAGCCCGCTGTGTCTGACCTTCGGCTTCTCTCGCCTGGGTGGCACGCTGCCATGCGGCCTCCGTAGCTTGTGCCAGTGTTGGAGCCGCGGGCGATGCCGTGGCTGAAAGCGATGGGGCGGTATTGGACTGCGCAACCGCAGCGCCAACGAGGACGCAGCTCAAAGCACAGCCTGCGGCACAACGCACCGCAAGCCCGGAAATAACAAAACGCACGTGATTCCTGACCGATCAAAGGCGGCAAACCAGGATCGTTGACGCATCAGCGCCTGATCAAAGTAGTACCGCACCGATGAACAACCCCGCTTTCGTGTGGAAAGCGCGGCGCTAAGGGTGGATCAGGAAATCAGTCGGGGAGGTCGTCGTAAACCGTCCAGATGAGGGGACGGGCTGACGGATTCGGCGGTCACAGCCGGTGCGGGCGAGCGGTCGAGAGGAAGCGACAGCTGGGGGAAGTGGAAAAGTGCTGCGGTCCCTGGGCCTGCTTCTGCAAGCATGTGCTGAATCGACTCCAGAGAGTCGTCTTGGTGCATCACACCGTGTTCGTCATGGTGGTGCGCGGAGCCTTCCAGATGCATTTCAGCATGCATCGCCTGGAACTCCCCATCGTGGTCGAACGCAGCCGTCTGGCGGGCCGTTGCGAAGGCCTGGCAGAAGAAGGAGAGCAACAGGATGACTGCGAGCAGTCGGCGCATGAAGTAGATAACGGGCTATTGGGAGCTGATCGCAATCATAGCTATACTGGAATGCTCACCTGCAAAATCCATGTCAAGCGGACAGGTTTCGCAAGTGATCGGTCCACGGCGAGGTCACGGCTGAACAGCTGCTCACCCGGGATTACACCGCCAAGGCGGTCGGTGACTTAGCAATGTCCGGTATCCGCTTTAACGGACATTCAAACGCTCAGTTTGAACGACAGCAACCAGCCTAGAACAGACATCGGCCAGATCGTCGCAACGACATCGAGCATCGACTACGCCGCCTCCAAACGCCCCAGCAGCCAGGCGACGACATCCCCCGTCACCTCCTCCCGATTCGTCTCATTCAAGCTCTCATGCCGCGCCGCTGGGCACAGATTGACTGTCACATCGGCCACACCGGCATCCCGATACCGCTGCCCTAGTTGCTGCAACAGAACGCCGCCTACACCCAGCGGGTCTGCGTCGCCGGGTGCAATGAGGATGGACAGGTCGCTGCGGATGCGCGCGAGTTGTGTGGGGTCGGCCAAGTGGGCGCACCAGCGGGGGCGTCGGCCATGGCGGCGGCGAGCAGGTCGAGGGCGGTGGAGCCTGACCGGATGACGCCGGACCAGGTGGCGGAGTGGTCGTAGTTGTCCGCGCACGGCGCCCGCCCCTTCCTGGGCAGTGCGCTCGGGCATTTTTCTAATCAAATGGGCCCCTAGGGACCCTCTGCACGAATCAGCGCGCCGTGTGCATCTGCGGTCTCGGGCGGTCTGCTGCGTTGCAAATACTCGCAATAGCTGGGCTATTGCTGCGTTTTGCGCCTTGCAGCCCATCCCGATCCGCAGCGCACCCTTGCCGCTTGATTCGTGCAGAGGGTCCCTAGCGCTTTTCTTAATTGGGCTTACAGCTATGAAATAAATAGCAACTGTGCGTCCATCTATGGTGCACGGCCCGCTTCTGGCGGGGTCGCGCACAGCCGCTCATCCACCATGGCGGCATCCTGCGCAAACGGCTATTGCACCTTCTGCACATCACGGGCATCACGGGCGGCCCGCACTGCCTCGCGAACTGCGCTGACCACGGCCTCGGGCTTCTCCAGCGGAATGCCGTGGCCGCTGTCCACCCACACCTGGGTGGAGCCTGGGTACAGCTGCGCAATGGCTGCCCGCTTGCGCTCGGCATCTTCCGCCAACGCCGACGGCGCCCCCGTGGCGCGCAATGCGCTCAACACCCATACGGGGATCGACGGGTCCACCGGCAGTTGCGAAACCTGTTCGCCTGTCGCATCCAGTGCGGCAAGCTCTTGTTGGGCCGTGTCAGAGGTCGTGGCTTTGAACACCGCCTTCAACCACGCAGGCCAATGGTCTGGGTTGCCAGCACCTTTGACCTGGTCGGGGTGCGTGGAGTCCACCAGCACCAAGGCCGCGACCTCTGCGGGGTATTGGCGCGCGTACAGCTGCATGTACAGGCCGCCCAGCGAGTGCCCGACCAGCACATAGGGCGGCGGTAGCTGACGGGCCCTGAGCAAGGACCTCAGCTCGTGCACCACCTGCGCCCCTTCGCGCGGCTGGGGTGATGCATCGCTGCGGCCGTAGCCCGCGCGGTGGTAGACCAGCGCGCGGGTTTCTGCCACGGCTTCGGGCCAGACCTTGGCCCACCAGTCCAGCGTGGCGCCCAGCCCGTTCTCGAACACCACCACGGGTGCGCCCTGCCCCGCCTGCACGTATTCCACCGTGCGCCCGGCCACCACCGCTGTCGTGGTGCCCGGTACGGCCGCGCAGCCACTGAGCCACAGCAGAGACACGCACATTGCCCACTGCCATCTGATCACGGTGCTTTGTCCACTTCGGCCCAGGCGGTGCGTTCCATCCACAGCAAGCCGCACGAGGCAGCTGCAGACAGTCCGCCGCGGCTGCCATGTTTGCAAGGTTGGCTTTGCGCTGCCCCGTGGCGAGACCAGCAGGGGCTGCTCATCCGCAGCGCCCCGCCGCGCGCAGCAGCGCGTTGCATTCCTTGCCAGCAGCGCGCCCGCGCTGTTCTGCGGCCGCAGCGGGTGGTGTGCTGCTGTTGCCCTGGCCGCCCACCACGGCCGTGCAGATGGCATCGGAATGCGGCGTCTGCCCAAAGCTCATGGCACTCTGAAAGCCAGTGGCGCTGTACAGGTAGCACCGGTAGGTGGCGCCATCGCGCGTGGCCACGGTGTAGTTGATGCGGCCGCCGGTTTCTTCGCTGCGGTCGCTGATGGTCAGCTGCGCCGGGGTGCGCCCCAGGGCCTGTGCGGTGCGTTGCGCAAGCCCGTCCTGCGTGATGGTGGACGCACAGCCGGTCAGCAGCGACAGCGCGGTAGCAATGGGAAACAGGGAACGAAAGTACATGGTGGGCCTTGGGGTGGTGGTGGAAATCAGAACAAGAGGGCAAAGGAGAACTGCTCGCTGCCGGGCGCAGCAAGCGCGCGGGGCGCGCCCGCAGGCTCCAGTGCACTGATGAAAAACACGGGCCGAACACCGCCGGAGCCTTCATCGCGCGGCGCGTCACCATCGCCGCTGCACGCCGCCAGGGGTAACGCCACGAAGGCGAGCAACGCCCTTGCCGTCAGGCCGGCAACACGGCTGCGCAGGGAAAGCGGAGAAGAAACAGACATGAAAAACTCCATGGGGCGAGGCGATGAACAAGCGCCCGCGAAAAGCGGCTTCGGACAAAGGGACAGGAAACGACAGGCAATACAGGGCCCTGCGGCCTCACAACGGGCCACACACGGTGGGTCAAAAAAGTGAAAGATCAGCCCGGCTTGCGGGCCACAACAAAGGCGCGAATGTCCTTGCCGCGCGTGCCATGCCGCTCGGCGCAGACGACCTGCAAGCCCTGCTGCACCAAGGCTGCCTCAAGGCGCTGCTCGGCAAAGCACAGCACCGGCGGTGCCATGCCGATGGCCCGCATCAACGGTACGGCCACGTAGGGAATCAGCGGATTCATCTCGGCAAGACAGGGAGTCTTGGAGATCAGCAGCCCGCCCGGCCGCAGCGCCTGTACCGCCAGCGCGAGGGCTGCGTCCAGGTCGCTGACCAGGTGAAGCACATTGAAGGCGAGCACGGCGTCATACAAGCCCTGCCCGGCCGCCAGGGCGTCGGCATCTGCCACGGCAAAGCGCAGCTGCGGTGATGGCTGGCCCGCCAGACGCTGGTGCGCGATGTCAATCATGGCGGGCGACACATCGGTGGCCAGCAGGCTGCGTGTGAAGGGCGCCAGTCGCAGCGCAGTGCTGCCAGTGCCGCAGCCTATCTCCAGCACATCCTGCGACGTTGACAGCAAGCCCTGCACGCGGCGCAAGGTGGCTTCGTACCCTGCCAGGTCGGCGATCGCATCGGCAGCGTACTTGGGCGCAATGCGGTCCCAGAACCGCGCCTTGGCGGTGCCTGCCGCAGGGCTGGTGGCGGCTGCAGGCACAGTGTCGGCGACCGGGGTCATTGCGGGAGAGGACGACATGGGATGGAGGCAGCTCAAGTGACGAGAGGATGGGAAGGAATGGCAGCCCGTTGATCCTATCCATGCATGGAGCATTGCGAAACTGCGGTAAATTGCAGCGAACATATACGTTTACGCATGGATAACCTCGACTGGAACCAGCTGAAAGCCTTTCTGCAGACCGCCCAAACGGGCTCTCTGTCTGCCGCGGCGCGCAAGCTGGGTCTGAGCCAGCCCACCTTGAGCCGGCAGGTGGCCGCCATCGAACAGCAGATGGGTGTGACGCTGTTCGAGCGGGTCGGCAAGTCCATGGCACTGACCCCCACGGGGCTTGACCTGCTGGAACACGCCCGCGCAATGGGCGCCGCGGCCGAGGCGCTGGGCATGGCCGCCAGCGGCCGGTCGCAGGCGGTGGGGGGCGTAGTGTCGGTGTCTGCCACCGACGCAGTGGCTACCTATCTGCTCCCGCCCATCGTGCAGCGCCTGCGGGTGCAGGAGCCCGGCATCGTGGTGGAAGTCATTGCATCGAACGCCATCAGCGACCTGCTGCGCCGCGAGGCGGACATTGCCATCCGCCACGTGCAGCCCGGGCAGCCCGACCTGATTGCCCGGCTGGTGCGCGAGGCGCGGGCGTATTTCTACGCGTCGCAGGAATGGGTAAGCGCCCACGGCCATCCGCGCAGCGCACAAGACGCCGCACAGCTGCCGTTTGTCGGCTCGGACCGCAATGGCCAATACCTGGGCTATCTGCAACAGCACGGGCTGAACCTCACCGAGGAGAACTTCAGCTGCTACTCGGACCACACCGTGGCGCACTGGGCGCTGGTGCGCCAGGGCATGGGCATCGGCGCCATGATGGAAGAGATCGCCAGCCACACCCCCGGCATGGTGCGTGTGCTGGACGAAGTGCAGGCGGTGCGCTTTCCCATCTGGCTGGTATCCCACCGCGAATTGCGTACCTCGCGCAGGATTCGCGTGGTGTTCGAGGCCCTGGCCAGGGAGCTGGGCGCAGACCAGTGACCCAATGCAAAGCCCTCGGGCATGCGCCGTCGTCCCTTTTTGTGGGAGCGGGCCAAGGCATCCAATCGATTGCACAAGGGCAGCGCCAAGGGCCCTGGCGCAGATTTTTGCAACCTGGCGATCGTGCGCAAGCCCGGAGTACAAAGCCCGCGGCCGCAGCGTTTACCCCTCGTCGCAGCCGGGGCTGTGGACGCGCTGCCAGTCGATGCCGCGCCGCCCTTTCAGGTCACCGGGGCTGGATTGAAAAGCACCAGATCGTTGTGCAGGCCCCAGCGCTCGGCCCAGGTTTTTTGTCCGCTGGCCACGGCCAGCATGCAGCGAAACAGCTCCCAGCCCAGCTCCTCGATAGTGGCATCACCGCTGGCGATGCGGCCGGCGTTGACGTCCATGAGGTCGTGCCAGCGGCGTGCCAGA encodes the following:
- a CDS encoding LysR family transcriptional regulator; this translates as MDNLDWNQLKAFLQTAQTGSLSAAARKLGLSQPTLSRQVAAIEQQMGVTLFERVGKSMALTPTGLDLLEHARAMGAAAEALGMAASGRSQAVGGVVSVSATDAVATYLLPPIVQRLRVQEPGIVVEVIASNAISDLLRREADIAIRHVQPGQPDLIARLVREARAYFYASQEWVSAHGHPRSAQDAAQLPFVGSDRNGQYLGYLQQHGLNLTEENFSCYSDHTVAHWALVRQGMGIGAMMEEIASHTPGMVRVLDEVQAVRFPIWLVSHRELRTSRRIRVVFEALARELGADQ
- a CDS encoding alpha/beta fold hydrolase, whose amino-acid sequence is MCVSLLWLSGCAAVPGTTTAVVAGRTVEYVQAGQGAPVVVFENGLGATLDWWAKVWPEAVAETRALVYHRAGYGRSDASPQPREGAQVVHELRSLLRARQLPPPYVLVGHSLGGLYMQLYARQYPAEVAALVLVDSTHPDQVKGAGNPDHWPAWLKAVFKATTSDTAQQELAALDATGEQVSQLPVDPSIPVWVLSALRATGAPSALAEDAERKRAAIAQLYPGSTQVWVDSGHGIPLEKPEAVVSAVREAVRAARDARDVQKVQ
- a CDS encoding class I SAM-dependent DNA methyltransferase, with amino-acid sequence MSSSPAMTPVADTVPAAATSPAAGTAKARFWDRIAPKYAADAIADLAGYEATLRRVQGLLSTSQDVLEIGCGTGSTALRLAPFTRSLLATDVSPAMIDIAHQRLAGQPSPQLRFAVADADALAAGQGLYDAVLAFNVLHLVSDLDAALALAVQALRPGGLLISKTPCLAEMNPLIPYVAVPLMRAIGMAPPVLCFAEQRLEAALVQQGLQVVCAERHGTRGKDIRAFVVARKPG